A single genomic interval of Helianthus annuus cultivar XRQ/B chromosome 6, HanXRQr2.0-SUNRISE, whole genome shotgun sequence harbors:
- the LOC110944967 gene encoding uncharacterized protein LOC110944967, producing the protein MMLGLYVMEQVSSPPSAQILEFCESDFFQGTMQNSDVTSVSNCCYEEQSSYAKTLTFPLDMIKYPMLASAISVATISDNGNCCGGDDKYTTMFDEKIVENNISTPLDLINLHQYNSFSPQDDQFDLPLLQNQISFATDGLVPLYPQPTDQTDVVSVMGPINEFQSMPPSKCMRNNNSSSLSHCFLDQPYLPLRNSNPSLPVQSCGFFYGNMLLSNEIRVHELDFQHENNGIFYSDPLSHPYNSNELKVLSDESQHLVNNGGGCCNPPLTPPEITTFDSESLRMATKLTSEERKEKIHRYMKKRNERNFSKKIKYVCRKTLADSRPRVRGRFARNDEFGEHNRNINTHEEDIYEDVNSMHVMVKEEEKLDSSDIFAHISGLNSFRCNYPIQSWI; encoded by the exons ATGATGTTAGGTCTATACGTTATG GAACAAGTATCTAGCCCTCCGAGTGCTCAAATCTTGGAGTTTTGTGAGTCAGATTTTTTCCAAGGGACCATGCAAAATTCAGATGTTACATCTGTATCAAATTGTTGTTATGAAGAACAATCATCCTATGCCAAAACTCTCACTTTCCCTCTTGATATGATAAAATACCCTATGCTCGCTAGCGCTATCTCCGTCGCAACCATTTCCGACAATGGTAACTGTTGCGGAGGGGACGACAAGTACACCACCATGTTTGATGAAAAAATAGTAGAAAATAACATTTCCACCCCTCTAGATCTCATAAACCTACATCAATATAATTCTTTTAGTCCTCAAGATGATCAATTTGACCTCCCTCTACTCCAAAACCAGATTTCGTTCGCCACGGATGGGCTTGTTCCGCTATATCCTCAACCGACTGATCAGACCGATGTCGTGTCCGTGATGGGACCAATAAACGAGTTCCAATCCATGCCGCCTTCCAAGTGCATGCGCAACAACAACTCTTCATCCCTTAGCCATTGTTTTCTTGATCAACCTTACCTTCCATTGAGAAACTCAAACCCTAGCTTGCCAGTCCAAAGTTGTGGATTTTTTTATGGGAATATGTTGTTGTCGAATGAGATTCGAGTTCATGAACTAGATTTCCAACACGAGAATAATGGCATTTTCTACTCGGATCCCCTCTCACACCCTTATAATTCTAATGAACTCAAG GTACTTAGTGATGAAAGCCAACATCTCGTTAACAATGGAGGTGGATGTTGTAATCCTCCATTAACCCCTCCCGAAATCACAACTTTTGATTCCGAAAGCTTGAGGATGGCCACCAAGCTAACTAGTGAAGAACGAAAAGAAAAGATTCATAGATACATGAAGAAAAGAAATGAGAGAAACTTCAGCAAGAAGATCAAG TACGTATGTCGAAAAACACTAGCAGACAGCAGACCTCGAGTAAGAGGAAGGTTTGCCAGGAACGACGAATTCGGAGAGCACAACAGAAACATCAACACCCATGAAGAAGACATTTATGAAGATGTAAACTCTATGCAT GTGATGGTGAAAGAAGAGGAGAAGCTAGATTCCTCGGATATATTTGCACACATAAGTGGCTTGAATTCGTTCAGATGCAACTACCCAATACAATCTTGGATATGA
- the LOC110865815 gene encoding uncharacterized protein LOC110865815: protein MLILNRSRLKLSSIKHLRRLTTSNPRRIEDEGDWFYSSEWWDDNGNTVFRSVSDKGNGVVSVVASHSSRPNESQWYKTENWLGQRYAELRPRSEQNVSFRILGYQWRTLRFNDDTRQSTAKVMTAYNESDPGSIFLMQQAHCLAVPYLKSMISAGLTSLSCNCDMLSSVYGKTSMKVLCIGHGGGSLPLFLACKIPGAMIDIVEIDPVVISASTQAMGFPSYSIMKKHGERSHSKPNLTDKVIWNGIHERLFLYEADAEQFITESTNIYDMVFVDAYDGDDIFPRKLWDPDSTFLKALGERVHPEHGTVVVNLHSDIDIVGESLLPMGKYVSQVCKAYKKVLLDDFESISGLAFTVHAPWVCNASLVVSRGFRNGTCDTVLNTLISKSLEVENTLNLPFSCLQYIKRGLMFVD from the exons ATGTTGATTTTGAATAGAAGCAGATTGAAACTCTCATCAATCAAACACCTTCGGAGGTTGACCACCTCGAATCCGCGTCGAATTGAAGACGAAGGCGACTGGTTTTACTCATCGGAATGGTGGGACGACAATGGTAACACGGTATTCCGTTCTGTTTCCGACAAGGGAAACGGCGTCGTTTCTGTCGTAGCTTCTCATTCTTCCAGACCG AATGAAAGTCAGTGGTACAAAACTGAGAATTGGCTTGGGCAACGGTATGCAGAGTTACGTCCAAGGAGCGAACAGAACGTGTCTTTCAGAATTCTCGGGTATCAGTGGCGTACACTTCGATTTAATGATGATACGCGCCAAAGCACAGCTAAAGTCATGACCGCTTATAATGAATCAGATCCTGGATCTATATTCCTAATGCAGCAGGCACATTGTTTGGCTGTTCCAT ATCTTAAAAGTATGATATCTGCTGGACTGACTTCCCTCTCATGTAATTGTGATATGTTAAGTTCTGTATATGGGAAGACTAGTATGAAAGTTTTGTGCATTGGTCATGGTGGTGGAAGCTTACCGTTGTTTTTGGCTTGCAAAATTCCAG GTGCTATGATCGACATAGTAGAAATTGACCCGGTAGTTATTTCAGCTTCAACCCAAGCAATGGGTTTTCCTTCTTACTCTATCATGAAAAAACATGGGGAGCGTTCGCACTCGAAACCAAATCTTACAGACAAGGTTATATGGAATGGCATTCACGAGAGGCTATTCCTATATGAAGCTGATGCAGAGCAGTTCATCACAGAAAGCACCAACATTTACGACATGGTTTTTGTGGATGCCTATGACGGTGACGATATTTTTCCACGCAAGTTGTGGGACCCGGATTCTACTTTCCTCAAAGCCTTGGGGGAACGGGTTCATCCCGAACACGGAACCGTAGTGGTGAATCTTCATTCGGATATTGATATTGTGGGTGAATCTTTACTTCCAATGGGTAAGTATGTATCTCAAGTCTGCAAGGCATACAAGAAGGTGTTATTAGATGATTTTGAAAGTATTTCGGGTTTAGCGTTTACGGTTCACGCACCTTGGGTTTGTAACGCGTCTCTCGTGGTGTCTAGGGGTTTTAGGAATGGTACATGTGATACCGTTCTAAACACCCTTATATCAAAATCACTGGAAGTTGAGAACACTCTGAATTTGCCATTCTCTTGTTTACAATATATAAAGAGAGGCTTAATGTTTGTTGATTAG